In Thiohalophilus sp., a genomic segment contains:
- a CDS encoding LAGLIDADG family homing endonuclease produces the protein MSAQLHKLPAGSVKEIPFQDASLDIWDKKYRLKSKDGQIIDQSMDDTYKRVARALADVEETPEQQEYWYEQFLWALRQGAIPAGRITSNAGALAHKPATSTINCTVSGTIEDSMDDILNKVHEAGLTLKSGSGIGYDFSTLRPKGAYVSGAGAYTSGPLSFMDIYDKMCFTVSSAGGRRGAQMATFDVGHPDVMDFIRAKRENARLRQFNLSLLITDEFMQAVESDGWWQLAFPLTEKEITEDGIDLKDSEQIIWRDWPVKNKYFTNKEGLVACKVYKTLKAKHLWNMIMNSTYDFAEPGFILIDRVNEQNNNWYCENIRATNPCVTADTRLHTQYGMVEIGELYKSGAELQTTVDTRALGQDGRGTDVRSAVPAFMTAGEADVYRVTTKEGYEIKATEWHDFYTGRGKIPLSELKEGDSLLVQSGKGQFGNEGSKELGMLLGLIAGDGHFTNRGGGKEAAIVNFWGEDRVLAPAIVNYVNSLIGDVAMTPRAYHVSPVAVPDRNHVFVRSVILARVLEHYGFTKQTKLQVPEVVWRGSQECIKGYLRALFQADGTVNISGKSQSCSIRLASSHRKLLQEVQMLLSNFGVLCRIHKRRDAGERMLPDGHGGSKAYNCQADHELIIDGESREQFMDEIGFLLDYKNDRYREWAAERALYKTQKFTATIESIEYVGREAVFDTTQQDHNTVIFNGLVTGQCGEQPLPPYGSCLLGSINLTKFVRKPFTSEASFDWEEYQKVVSIFTRMLDNVVEINGLPLEGQRNEILSKRRHGMGFLGLGSTLTMLRMKYGSCESVEFTEKVSRELALEGWRTGLALAEEKGPAPIMEQEFKVTADMLRWRPEMKKDGIKVGQKLKGKVLQARYSRYMQKMAEVDPELVEQIAEKGVRFTHHSSIAPTGTISLSLANNASNGIEPSFAHHYARNVIREGRKSKEKVDVFSFELLAYRELVNQKAMPYSEEEEAKLPDYFITAEDITPKEHVDIQAASQKWVDSSISKTANVPTDYAFEDFKDIYTYAYHQGLKGCTTFRFNPEAFQGVLVKEKDLENTTYRFTLDDGTVIEAKGNEEIEYDGETHNAANLYDALKEGYYGKY, from the coding sequence ATGAGCGCCCAGCTACATAAACTGCCCGCCGGCAGTGTCAAAGAAATCCCGTTCCAGGACGCATCCCTCGATATCTGGGACAAAAAATACCGCCTCAAGAGCAAGGACGGTCAGATCATCGACCAGAGCATGGACGACACCTACAAACGGGTGGCCCGGGCGCTGGCCGACGTGGAGGAAACCCCGGAGCAGCAGGAGTACTGGTACGAGCAGTTCCTCTGGGCCCTGCGCCAGGGCGCCATCCCCGCCGGGCGCATCACCTCCAACGCCGGCGCGCTGGCCCACAAGCCGGCCACCTCCACCATCAACTGCACCGTCTCCGGCACCATCGAGGACTCGATGGACGACATATTAAACAAGGTGCATGAAGCAGGGCTTACTCTGAAGTCGGGTTCAGGTATAGGTTATGACTTCTCCACACTGCGTCCCAAGGGCGCCTACGTCTCCGGCGCCGGCGCCTACACCTCCGGGCCGCTGTCGTTCATGGATATCTACGACAAGATGTGCTTCACCGTCTCCTCTGCCGGCGGGCGCCGCGGCGCGCAGATGGCGACCTTCGATGTCGGCCACCCGGACGTGATGGACTTCATTCGTGCCAAGCGCGAAAACGCCCGCCTGCGCCAGTTCAACCTGAGCCTGTTGATCACCGACGAGTTCATGCAGGCAGTGGAAAGCGACGGCTGGTGGCAACTGGCCTTCCCGCTGACCGAGAAGGAGATCACCGAAGACGGCATCGATCTCAAGGACAGCGAGCAGATCATCTGGCGTGACTGGCCGGTCAAGAACAAGTACTTCACCAACAAGGAAGGGCTGGTGGCCTGCAAGGTGTACAAGACCCTCAAGGCCAAGCACCTGTGGAACATGATCATGAACTCCACCTACGACTTCGCCGAGCCGGGGTTCATCCTGATCGATCGGGTCAACGAACAGAACAACAACTGGTACTGCGAGAACATCCGGGCGACCAACCCGTGTGTCACCGCCGATACCCGTCTGCATACCCAGTACGGCATGGTCGAAATCGGTGAACTGTACAAATCCGGCGCCGAGCTGCAAACCACCGTGGATACCCGGGCGCTGGGTCAGGACGGCCGGGGCACCGATGTGCGTTCGGCGGTACCGGCCTTCATGACCGCCGGCGAGGCGGATGTCTATCGGGTTACCACCAAAGAAGGTTATGAAATCAAGGCCACCGAGTGGCATGACTTCTATACCGGTCGGGGCAAAATTCCGCTGAGTGAGCTCAAGGAAGGCGACAGTCTGCTGGTGCAATCCGGCAAGGGCCAGTTTGGCAATGAAGGTTCAAAAGAACTGGGCATGTTGCTGGGGCTGATTGCCGGCGACGGCCACTTCACCAATCGTGGTGGCGGCAAGGAGGCGGCGATTGTCAATTTCTGGGGCGAGGATCGGGTGCTTGCCCCGGCCATTGTTAACTATGTCAACTCGCTGATCGGCGATGTGGCCATGACGCCGCGCGCTTACCATGTTTCCCCGGTCGCCGTACCGGATCGCAATCACGTGTTCGTCCGCTCGGTGATTCTGGCGCGGGTGCTCGAACATTACGGTTTCACCAAACAGACCAAACTGCAGGTGCCGGAAGTCGTCTGGCGCGGCTCGCAAGAGTGCATCAAGGGTTACCTGCGCGCCCTGTTCCAGGCCGACGGCACGGTGAATATCTCCGGCAAGAGCCAGAGCTGCTCCATTCGCCTCGCCTCCAGTCACAGGAAGCTGTTGCAGGAAGTGCAGATGCTGCTGTCCAACTTCGGCGTTCTGTGCCGCATCCACAAACGCCGCGATGCCGGCGAGCGGATGTTGCCCGACGGTCATGGCGGCAGCAAGGCATACAACTGCCAGGCCGATCATGAACTGATTATCGACGGCGAGTCCCGCGAACAGTTCATGGACGAGATCGGATTCCTGCTCGATTACAAAAACGATCGTTATCGTGAATGGGCCGCCGAGCGTGCGCTGTACAAGACCCAGAAATTCACCGCCACCATCGAGTCGATTGAGTATGTGGGCCGGGAAGCTGTCTTCGATACCACCCAGCAGGATCACAACACCGTGATCTTCAACGGGCTGGTCACAGGGCAATGCGGAGAGCAGCCATTACCGCCCTACGGCTCCTGCCTGCTGGGTTCCATCAACCTGACCAAGTTCGTGCGCAAGCCGTTCACCAGTGAGGCGAGCTTCGACTGGGAGGAATATCAAAAGGTGGTCAGCATCTTCACCCGCATGCTGGATAACGTGGTCGAGATCAACGGCCTGCCACTGGAAGGCCAGCGCAACGAGATCCTGAGCAAGCGTCGTCACGGCATGGGCTTCCTGGGCCTGGGTTCCACGCTGACCATGCTGCGCATGAAATACGGCAGCTGCGAGTCGGTGGAGTTCACCGAGAAAGTCAGCCGCGAGCTGGCGCTGGAAGGCTGGCGCACCGGCCTGGCCCTGGCCGAGGAAAAAGGCCCGGCGCCGATCATGGAGCAGGAGTTCAAGGTCACCGCCGACATGCTGCGCTGGCGCCCGGAGATGAAAAAGGACGGCATCAAGGTCGGCCAGAAGCTCAAGGGCAAGGTGCTGCAGGCCCGGTACAGCCGCTATATGCAGAAGATGGCCGAGGTGGACCCGGAACTGGTCGAGCAGATCGCCGAGAAGGGCGTGCGCTTCACCCATCACAGCTCCATCGCCCCGACCGGCACCATCTCCCTGTCGCTGGCCAACAACGCCAGTAACGGCATCGAGCCCTCGTTCGCGCACCACTACGCGCGCAACGTGATCCGCGAAGGGCGCAAATCAAAAGAGAAGGTCGACGTCTTCTCCTTCGAGCTGCTGGCCTACCGCGAGCTGGTCAACCAGAAGGCGATGCCCTACAGCGAGGAAGAGGAAGCGAAACTGCCCGACTACTTCATCACCGCCGAGGACATCACGCCCAAGGAACACGTCGACATCCAGGCCGCCTCGCAGAAGTGGGTGGACTCGTCCATCTCCAAGACCGCCAACGTGCCGACCGACTACGCCTTCGAGGACTTCAAGGACATCTACACCTACGCCTATCACCAGGGGCTGAAGGGCTGCACCACCTTCCGCTTCAACCCCGAGGCGTTCCAGGGCGTACTGGTCAAGGAAAAGGACCTGGAGAATACAACGTATCGCTTCACCCTGGACGACGGCACCGTGATCGAAGCCAAGGGCAACGAAGAGATCGAATACGACGGCGAAACCCATAATGCGGCGAATTTATATGATGCCCTCAAAGAAGGGTACTATGGGAAATACTAG
- a CDS encoding Hsp20/alpha crystallin family protein encodes MTLVRYEPWSMLNQIRREMDQMLEGTSESGESSAIATSDWIPAVDIKETKDAFILHADVPGVDPKDVDVHMENGILTIKGERESEKKDEREGYKRVERQYGAFYRRFSLPDTADAEKISAKSKNGVVEITIPKKEAVQPRKISVES; translated from the coding sequence ATGACCCTGGTACGTTATGAACCCTGGAGCATGCTGAACCAGATCCGCCGCGAAATGGATCAGATGCTCGAAGGCACCAGCGAAAGCGGTGAAAGCAGCGCCATTGCCACCAGCGACTGGATTCCGGCAGTGGATATCAAAGAGACCAAGGACGCCTTCATCCTGCATGCCGATGTCCCCGGCGTGGATCCCAAGGATGTGGACGTGCACATGGAAAACGGCATTTTGACCATCAAGGGCGAACGCGAGTCCGAGAAGAAGGACGAGCGCGAAGGCTACAAGCGGGTGGAACGCCAGTACGGCGCCTTCTATCGCCGATTCAGCCTGCCGGATACCGCCGATGCGGAGAAGATCTCGGCCAAGAGCAAGAACGGCGTGGTGGAAATCACCATTCCCAAGAAGGAAGCCGTGCAGCCGCGCAAGATCTCGGTTGAAAGCTGA
- a CDS encoding Hsp20/alpha crystallin family protein, translating to MNAMAELQRGLNRAWHTVSEGWTQLRDRAANAITRFNPVNREGEVESAEDVGVLRGARWSVLAADVQDKGEELVVRLEVPGMESDDFDIAVVDDTLLVRGEKRLQREQTEGDYHIRECAYGAFQRAVPLPIAVDQDKAKARYKRGILSISLPKASHARRRRIEVGS from the coding sequence ATGAACGCCATGGCTGAACTACAACGTGGACTCAACCGTGCCTGGCACACCGTCAGCGAGGGCTGGACCCAGCTGCGGGACCGGGCGGCCAATGCCATTACCCGCTTCAATCCGGTCAACCGCGAGGGCGAGGTGGAATCCGCCGAGGACGTCGGCGTGCTGCGCGGCGCCCGCTGGAGCGTCCTGGCCGCGGATGTGCAGGACAAGGGCGAGGAGCTGGTTGTGCGCCTGGAAGTCCCGGGCATGGAATCCGATGACTTCGATATCGCGGTGGTCGACGACACCCTGCTGGTGCGCGGGGAAAAACGCCTGCAACGGGAACAGACCGAGGGCGATTACCATATCCGCGAATGCGCCTACGGCGCCTTCCAGCGCGCCGTCCCCCTGCCGATCGCGGTCGACCAGGACAAGGCCAAGGCCCGCTACAAGCGCGGCATACTGAGCATCAGCCTGCCCAAGGCCAGCCACGCCCGGCGCCGCAGAATCGAAGTCGGCAGTTAG
- a CDS encoding DegQ family serine endoprotease has product MRHLTTAKPVRHFLLLALGLLLVAGNAAALPTHDSQGQALPSLAPMLDKVTPAVVNIATTGTVRVRGNPLLDDPFFRRFFDMPEQPRERRTQSLGSGVIVDADNGYILTNNHVIEHADQIKVTLRNGSSYDAELIGTDPDSDVAVIKIEADNLTAVPLADSDSLRVGDFVVAIGNPFGLGQTVTSGIVSALDRSGLGIQGYEDFIQTDASINPGNSGGALVNLNGELIGINNAIFSRSGGNIGIGFAIPINMAQKIMAQLVEHGEVRRGRLGAQAQDLTPELAQAFGLKQGEGAVITQVNDGSPADRAGLQPGDIVTAIDGKPVRDANTLRNSIGLLPIGSEVRIQVLREGKQHALTATIEKPASQQAQGGEKLHAHLTGARFSDITEGHRLHGRIEGVLVSEVERGSPAWSAGLRPNDVIVSVNRQPIKSVADMRDVIGNSPQLLLNIRRGNGALFLYLR; this is encoded by the coding sequence TTGAGACATCTGACTACCGCCAAACCCGTTCGACATTTTCTGCTGCTGGCACTCGGCCTGCTGCTGGTTGCCGGCAACGCCGCGGCCCTGCCCACCCACGACAGCCAGGGCCAGGCGCTGCCCAGCCTGGCGCCGATGCTGGACAAAGTCACTCCGGCGGTGGTCAATATCGCCACCACCGGCACGGTACGGGTGCGCGGCAACCCGCTGCTGGACGATCCGTTCTTCCGCCGTTTTTTCGATATGCCGGAACAACCGCGCGAGCGGCGCACCCAGAGCCTGGGCTCGGGGGTCATCGTCGATGCCGACAATGGCTATATCCTGACCAACAACCATGTGATCGAACATGCCGATCAGATCAAGGTGACCCTGCGCAACGGCAGCAGTTACGACGCCGAACTGATCGGCACCGATCCCGACTCCGATGTAGCCGTGATCAAGATCGAGGCCGACAACCTCACCGCCGTGCCGCTGGCCGATTCGGACAGCCTGCGGGTCGGGGATTTCGTGGTGGCGATCGGCAATCCCTTCGGCCTCGGCCAGACGGTGACCTCCGGCATCGTCAGCGCCCTGGATCGCAGCGGCCTGGGGATTCAGGGTTACGAGGATTTCATCCAGACCGATGCCTCGATCAATCCCGGCAACTCGGGCGGCGCGCTGGTCAACCTCAACGGCGAGCTGATCGGCATCAACAACGCCATCTTCTCCCGCTCCGGGGGTAATATCGGCATCGGCTTCGCCATCCCGATCAATATGGCGCAAAAAATTATGGCCCAACTGGTCGAACACGGCGAGGTACGCCGCGGCCGCCTTGGCGCCCAGGCCCAGGATCTGACGCCCGAGCTGGCCCAGGCCTTCGGTCTCAAGCAGGGCGAGGGCGCGGTGATCACCCAGGTGAATGACGGTTCGCCGGCGGACAGGGCGGGACTGCAGCCCGGTGACATTGTGACCGCGATCGACGGCAAACCGGTGCGTGACGCCAACACGCTGCGCAACAGTATCGGCCTGCTGCCCATCGGCAGCGAAGTCCGCATACAGGTATTGCGCGAAGGCAAGCAACATGCGCTCACCGCCACCATCGAAAAACCAGCCAGCCAGCAGGCCCAGGGCGGTGAAAAGCTGCACGCCCATCTCACCGGCGCCCGCTTCTCGGACATTACCGAAGGCCATCGTCTGCACGGGCGCATCGAAGGCGTCCTGGTCAGCGAGGTCGAGCGAGGCAGCCCGGCCTGGAGTGCCGGCCTGCGCCCGAATGACGTGATCGTCTCGGTCAATCGCCAGCCGATCAAAAGCGTGGCCGACATGCGCGATGTGATCGGCAACAGCCCGCAACTGTTGCTCAATATCCGTCGCGGTAACGGGGCCCTGTTCCTCTATCTGCGCTGA